One Ignavibacteria bacterium genomic window carries:
- a CDS encoding Lrp/AsnC ligand binding domain-containing protein, which translates to MENYQVSNEKFATKIDVDELDLKILSILMKDATVPYTDIAKKLLVSGGTIHVRMKKLNEMGVVKGSELIIDPSKIGFDISAFIGVYLEKGSLYHNVAKELSKIPEVVELHYTTGIYSMFAKLVCKNTQNLRDVLNEKIQSIKGIQRTETFISLEESFKRQVKI; encoded by the coding sequence ATGGAAAATTATCAAGTTAGCAATGAAAAGTTTGCGACAAAAATCGATGTTGATGAACTCGATTTAAAAATTCTTTCCATCTTAATGAAAGATGCGACTGTTCCTTATACCGATATTGCAAAAAAGTTGTTAGTATCGGGCGGAACGATTCATGTGCGGATGAAAAAATTAAACGAGATGGGAGTTGTGAAAGGTTCTGAGCTTATCATAGATCCTTCAAAAATAGGATTCGATATTTCCGCATTCATCGGAGTATATCTCGAGAAAGGTTCTTTGTATCATAATGTTGCAAAAGAGCTGAGTAAAATTCCGGAGGTTGTCGAGCTTCATTATACAACGGGCATATACAGCATGTTTGCAAAGCTTGTGTGCAAGAACACACAAAACCTGCGCGACGTACTGAACGAAAAAATTCAGTCAATCAAAGGGATTCAGAGAACGGAGACTTTTATTTCGCTTGAAGAAAGTTTTAAAAGACAGGTGAAGATATAA
- a CDS encoding T9SS type A sorting domain-containing protein, which produces MKFLLIFSFFVCAVLLVGINLNKDKNFKDVNVNQKDEEEEKSGPGFVPAQDWFAKQRAFPFDEIPQDEYLKSVEYVKNEMPYSSNRDVVDWTLAGPINIEGRITTAVIDPVNPQIVYCGSANGGVWKSTNFCQTWTSIFDNQNTSSIGALAIDPNNPNIIYCGTGEANSLRSYYPGTGMYKSVNGGANWTFIGLDSSFCIGNIAINPSNSQEVYVASMGWTRRKNDQRGIYKSTNGGVNWSRSFFIADSVGAIDVAIDPSNPSRVFAAMWERQRREDYVKYGGIKSGLYLSTNSGASWSQVSGGFPINDATLGRISFDICRNSPQIMYALTAFANGNSRGLYKSTNDGVNWNQVNASGAASSNYAWFNRICKVHPTNPDVVICGGLNMEASVNGGTSFSTLPASHVDEHAVAFAPSNPGFLVLGNDGGIDYTTNAGLTWNESTTLPITQFYAGDISYLNPSTILGGTQDNGTIRTTGGLVWNEIYGGDGFYALVDYSNQQYVYASSQSGGLGRSTNGGSSFLGATSGLDLTYTNWMTPYVMDKNNPQILYCGTYKIFKTTNRMQSWTAISPDLTNGHVQNLGTITTVDVSKSNPNVIYCGTDDANVWVTQNSGTNWTKINNGLPYRWVTRVAVHPDSANVCYVTLSGYKVDSTGSHIFRTTNFGTNWTSVRGNLPDAPINDVIIDPNFTGTLFIGTDINVMVSTNWGTTWSVLAQGIPSNVPCHDLTLHNPTRKLVVWTHGRSAFQITLPVVLNTENSASEIPNSYELKQNYPNPFNPSTNLEFQIPKTELVKLTVYDISGKVIANLINKNLNQGTYRVQFNGNNLSSGVYFYKLTAGDFSQTRSMVLIK; this is translated from the coding sequence ATGAAATTTCTTCTTATCTTTTCTTTTTTTGTATGTGCAGTATTATTAGTTGGGATTAATCTAAATAAAGATAAAAATTTTAAAGATGTAAATGTGAACCAAAAGGATGAGGAGGAAGAAAAATCCGGACCCGGATTTGTTCCTGCTCAGGACTGGTTTGCCAAACAGCGCGCATTTCCTTTTGATGAAATTCCGCAAGATGAATATCTGAAATCGGTTGAGTATGTCAAGAATGAAATGCCGTACTCAAGCAACCGTGATGTTGTCGACTGGACTCTTGCCGGACCAATCAACATCGAAGGAAGAATAACAACTGCAGTAATTGACCCGGTTAATCCTCAGATAGTTTATTGCGGCTCTGCAAACGGCGGAGTTTGGAAATCAACGAACTTCTGCCAGACGTGGACAAGCATTTTCGATAATCAGAATACATCATCAATCGGTGCTCTTGCAATTGACCCGAACAATCCAAACATAATTTATTGCGGAACGGGTGAAGCAAATTCTCTACGCAGTTATTATCCCGGAACAGGAATGTATAAATCCGTTAACGGTGGTGCTAACTGGACATTCATTGGCTTGGATAGTTCGTTCTGCATCGGCAACATTGCAATCAATCCTTCAAACTCGCAGGAAGTATATGTTGCATCGATGGGATGGACACGCAGAAAAAATGACCAGCGCGGAATTTATAAATCAACAAACGGCGGAGTGAATTGGTCGCGTTCATTTTTTATTGCAGACTCAGTCGGAGCAATTGATGTTGCAATTGACCCGTCAAATCCTTCACGTGTATTTGCTGCAATGTGGGAAAGACAAAGACGCGAAGATTATGTTAAATACGGCGGAATAAAATCAGGTTTATATTTATCAACAAACTCAGGCGCAAGCTGGTCGCAGGTATCGGGGGGATTTCCCATCAATGATGCAACGCTCGGAAGAATTTCTTTTGATATATGCAGAAACTCTCCGCAAATAATGTATGCTCTCACAGCATTTGCAAACGGCAACTCGCGGGGATTATATAAATCAACGAATGATGGAGTGAATTGGAATCAGGTAAATGCTTCGGGTGCCGCTTCATCTAACTATGCATGGTTTAACAGGATCTGCAAAGTTCATCCGACAAATCCTGATGTTGTAATATGCGGAGGATTAAATATGGAAGCTTCAGTAAATGGAGGCACATCATTTTCAACATTACCGGCATCACATGTCGATGAACACGCAGTTGCTTTTGCTCCGTCAAACCCCGGTTTTCTTGTATTAGGGAATGACGGCGGAATAGATTATACAACTAATGCGGGTTTAACATGGAACGAAAGCACAACTCTGCCCATTACACAATTTTATGCGGGTGATATAAGCTATCTCAATCCATCAACAATACTTGGCGGAACACAGGATAACGGAACAATAAGAACAACAGGCGGATTAGTATGGAATGAAATTTACGGAGGTGACGGATTTTATGCTCTTGTTGATTATTCAAACCAGCAATATGTATATGCATCATCTCAAAGCGGCGGACTTGGAAGATCAACAAATGGCGGAAGTTCATTTCTCGGAGCAACCTCAGGACTTGATTTGACCTACACAAACTGGATGACTCCTTATGTTATGGATAAAAATAATCCGCAGATTTTATATTGCGGGACATACAAAATTTTCAAAACAACAAACCGCATGCAAAGCTGGACTGCAATAAGTCCTGACTTGACAAATGGTCATGTTCAGAATCTCGGAACAATAACAACAGTCGATGTCTCAAAATCAAATCCGAATGTAATTTACTGCGGAACAGATGATGCAAACGTTTGGGTAACGCAAAACAGCGGAACAAACTGGACAAAGATAAACAACGGTCTTCCTTACAGGTGGGTTACGAGGGTTGCAGTTCATCCTGATTCTGCAAATGTTTGTTATGTAACTTTATCAGGCTACAAAGTTGATTCAACCGGCTCACATATTTTCAGAACAACAAACTTTGGTACTAACTGGACTTCGGTAAGAGGCAATCTGCCCGACGCTCCGATTAACGATGTTATTATTGATCCAAACTTCACAGGCACGCTATTTATCGGAACGGATATTAATGTTATGGTCTCGACCAACTGGGGAACAACCTGGTCAGTGCTTGCGCAGGGAATCCCGTCTAACGTCCCGTGTCATGATTTGACATTGCATAACCCGACTCGAAAGCTTGTAGTATGGACTCACGGCAGAAGCGCGTTTCAGATAACGTTGCCCGTGGTATTAAATACAGAAAATTCTGCTTCAGAAATTCCAAACAGTTATGAGTTAAAACAAAATTATCCAAACCCGTTTAATCCAAGTACGAACTTAGAATTTCAAATTCCAAAAACGGAATTGGTAAAGCTCACCGTCTATGATATTTCAGGAAAAGTGATTGCAAATTTAATCAATAAAAATTTGAATCAGGGAACTTATAGAGTTCAATTCAACGGAAACAATTTATCGAGCGGTGTTTATTTTTATAAACTAACCGCAGGAGATTTTTCGCAGACACGTTCGATGGTCTTAATAAAGTAG
- a CDS encoding lipocalin-like domain-containing protein, producing the protein MKFLKLFIYIVLIIALILFLLWKRSPTLTDPVAQVEQPGTYTSMPYVEFNKLIPQRIEYTKDKSTFLEPYNKEKLEFIQQNIGSVNDMQKFLMLASVPNIELGYYQIAPIKQDPKVLSSFQFEQGMTGWFWIYGTFIDSTGNTASFMYYLIRMDMFPPELRKQMNLPMGSTTYYFISTGVGRGNEWKYSPFMFVRGEYKINSDSSFSFKAIDAPDGWTSNLSMDGVGNFIVESGWTDSTGKKNGFSANMDAVRRPYLDNPGGCTPCAGGAGTLYFSYTQLATNGNITLNDSSVACKNGTGWVDRQWLNRQVTTVYYSLLANVMNVFESETRGLGKYVWLNLHLGNDLQYMVSGNFGPEVPITKGTVFPTNTNRYGPNDDVQWKINGVTAEVLDTLTTEGITFPIKYKINTPDEVYILDATKFPHSVSIDLTNNLHYNGSALVYDSTGKLVGTGFMEANQFAPEAQYTSNVLEGMGLQVNAQNIAMFSSYTQLPFSKGLPSLLVSILTVIALITFIILFIRTIFKKT; encoded by the coding sequence ATGAAATTCCTGAAGCTTTTCATTTACATTGTTTTAATTATAGCTCTTATTCTTTTCCTGCTCTGGAAACGCTCACCGACTTTAACCGACCCTGTCGCACAAGTCGAACAGCCCGGTACATATACTTCAATGCCTTATGTCGAATTCAACAAGCTCATTCCTCAGCGCATTGAATACACAAAAGACAAAAGCACTTTTCTCGAGCCATATAATAAAGAAAAACTTGAGTTCATTCAGCAGAACATCGGCAGCGTGAACGACATGCAAAAGTTTCTTATGCTTGCAAGTGTTCCGAATATTGAACTGGGATATTACCAGATTGCTCCTATAAAGCAGGATCCTAAAGTTCTTTCATCATTTCAGTTTGAGCAGGGAATGACAGGGTGGTTCTGGATTTACGGAACGTTCATCGACAGCACAGGCAATACCGCATCGTTCATGTATTATTTAATTAGAATGGATATGTTTCCTCCTGAACTGCGAAAGCAAATGAACCTTCCTATGGGCTCGACAACTTATTATTTTATTTCGACAGGTGTCGGAAGAGGAAACGAATGGAAATACTCACCGTTTATGTTCGTTCGCGGAGAGTATAAAATAAATTCCGATTCATCATTTTCATTCAAAGCAATCGATGCGCCTGATGGGTGGACTTCAAACTTAAGCATGGACGGAGTTGGAAACTTCATCGTGGAATCCGGCTGGACAGACAGCACCGGAAAGAAAAACGGATTTTCAGCCAATATGGATGCGGTAAGAAGACCGTATCTCGACAACCCCGGCGGATGCACACCTTGCGCAGGCGGAGCAGGGACTTTGTATTTTTCATATACACAGCTTGCAACGAACGGAAACATAACATTGAATGACTCTTCAGTCGCATGTAAAAACGGAACAGGATGGGTTGACAGGCAATGGCTTAACCGGCAGGTAACAACAGTTTATTATTCGCTGCTTGCAAATGTAATGAACGTTTTTGAATCCGAAACCCGCGGACTCGGAAAATATGTCTGGCTCAATCTTCATCTTGGAAATGATTTGCAGTATATGGTCTCAGGAAACTTTGGTCCTGAAGTTCCGATAACCAAAGGCACAGTTTTCCCGACAAACACAAATCGTTACGGTCCGAATGATGATGTTCAATGGAAAATAAATGGAGTAACTGCGGAAGTCCTTGATACTCTTACAACAGAGGGCATAACTTTCCCGATAAAATATAAAATCAATACACCTGACGAAGTCTATATTTTAGACGCAACAAAATTCCCGCATTCGGTCAGCATAGACTTAACGAACAATCTGCATTACAACGGCTCGGCTTTGGTTTATGATTCAACTGGAAAATTAGTCGGCACAGGATTTATGGAAGCAAACCAGTTTGCACCTGAAGCACAATACACATCAAATGTTCTCGAAGGAATGGGACTTCAGGTTAATGCACAAAACATTGCAATGTTCAGTTCATATACTCAGCTTCCGTTCTCGAAAGGATTGCCAAGCCTGCTGGTTAGTATCTTAACAGTGATAGCATTAATTACCTTTATAATTTTATTCATAAGAACAATTTTCAAGAAAACCTGA
- a CDS encoding T9SS type A sorting domain-containing protein, protein MPGSGNNLWFTTGNGSVLVTTNAGTNFTSRATGVPSLTDITFRNSTTGIAVGGSFVLEATSQIVITTNSGQDWFPAMNINGSILTAAHFLPQNPNIVFAAGGSNMFKSTNGGLNWTQVNVNFLMDFTASITSVTSGPNTKLFAFGGNFVPPFETKVFVSTDMGATWNQITAGFALNDYITAAYVIPGTSTIIAATGDGSLYRSTNGGDNFSPMTVNPPIQIGSSFEAITGDGLGNVYVAGLDGSVYKMPAGSNTATPTTFQPPANNGINTIVKGSSDGDNPLIDNSYYVGCGNGAIYKTSNGGGTTGISSLGNPVVNSFELYQNYPNPFNPSTTINYNLIKNGYVIIKVYNSSGQEVSTLTNQFHKAGYYSVSFNASGLSSGVYFYKIFIDGFSETKSMVLIK, encoded by the coding sequence GTGCCCGGCAGCGGAAATAACCTGTGGTTCACAACCGGAAACGGAAGCGTTCTAGTTACAACCAATGCAGGCACAAATTTTACTTCAAGAGCGACCGGAGTGCCGTCTCTCACCGATATAACTTTCAGAAACAGCACAACAGGTATTGCAGTCGGCGGTTCATTCGTGCTTGAGGCAACGTCTCAAATTGTTATTACAACCAATTCGGGGCAAGACTGGTTTCCGGCAATGAACATAAACGGCTCTATATTAACTGCTGCGCATTTTCTTCCTCAAAATCCAAATATTGTGTTTGCGGCAGGAGGTTCAAACATGTTTAAATCAACTAATGGAGGATTAAACTGGACTCAGGTTAATGTAAATTTTTTAATGGACTTTACAGCATCAATAACTTCAGTTACATCGGGTCCGAATACAAAACTTTTTGCCTTCGGGGGGAATTTTGTTCCTCCGTTTGAAACTAAGGTGTTTGTTTCCACTGATATGGGTGCCACCTGGAACCAGATAACAGCTGGTTTTGCGTTAAACGATTATATTACTGCAGCATATGTTATTCCCGGAACATCTACAATAATTGCTGCAACAGGCGATGGAAGTTTATACAGGTCAACTAATGGCGGAGATAATTTTAGCCCTATGACTGTAAATCCTCCGATACAAATTGGAAGCAGTTTTGAAGCTATTACAGGTGATGGATTAGGAAACGTTTATGTAGCCGGTCTTGACGGATCCGTATATAAAATGCCTGCAGGTTCAAACACTGCAACACCAACAACTTTTCAGCCGCCTGCAAATAATGGAATCAATACAATTGTAAAAGGAAGCTCGGATGGAGATAACCCTTTGATTGATAATTCTTATTATGTCGGATGCGGCAATGGTGCAATTTATAAAACGTCAAACGGCGGCGGAACAACAGGAATATCAAGTCTCGGAAATCCCGTCGTAAATTCATTCGAGCTCTATCAGAATTATCCTAATCCGTTCAATCCATCGACAACTATAAATTATAATTTAATTAAAAATGGTTATGTTATAATTAAGGTTTATAATTCTTCAGGACAGGAAGTCTCCACCCTGACAAATCAATTTCATAAAGCGGGATATTATTCGGTCAGTTTCAATGCATCAGGTCTTTCATCGGGAGTATATTTTTATAAAATCTTTATTGATGGATTTTCCGAAACAAAGTCAATGGTATTGATAAAATAA
- a CDS encoding LuxR family transcriptional regulator gives MNASETGRKIDEIIDYADKHQNNAPAGVIKKLRIAEKLASKTDYRRYDIYKKIGLIYSNRGCHDKAFEYFFKAEKTPAAIKDEEKHSEILSLIGNTYYKIYNTKSALEYLLSALKIQQSIGDRRGECLTLIRIGNVYYLNKDDIKKASACFSKANKISKLAKSKRFEALTTGALADCYYESGNYKKSIAFYKHCLKLIEEQKDDYYKVGAYEGLTKSYFALKKYQQSLEYAMKSLDAGRNFANYNIMFIALGNIILIYYKLKDSKHVLHYINEAKKIEKKIDDRLALRDFYKELSKIYSAENPAMALDYFMKYHYVYSEINGEELQRKTNELKAVFERIQAEKEAEILRLKTLELKREVDSKTKEMNLMANYLVQKNDLIKKLTEDIKKYSRNFKTSKVDFREFDEFLKTIEINNRLTDDVIIFEKNLDTLNFAFINKLSKKYSALTPIQLKICSLLKINLSNKEISNLLHISNRTVQNQRYKIIQKLKLPRKQSLTTFINTF, from the coding sequence ATGAATGCCTCGGAAACCGGAAGGAAGATTGATGAAATTATTGATTATGCCGACAAGCATCAGAACAATGCTCCCGCCGGTGTAATTAAAAAACTCCGCATTGCCGAAAAACTTGCCTCAAAAACAGACTACAGAAGGTATGACATTTATAAAAAAATCGGACTGATTTATTCAAACAGGGGCTGCCATGACAAGGCATTTGAATATTTTTTTAAAGCGGAAAAAACTCCCGCTGCAATTAAGGACGAAGAAAAACATTCCGAGATACTTTCTTTAATAGGAAATACTTATTACAAAATTTACAATACAAAGAGCGCTCTCGAGTATCTTCTGTCTGCATTAAAAATTCAGCAAAGCATTGGCGACAGGCGCGGTGAGTGCCTCACCCTCATTCGCATCGGGAATGTTTATTATCTTAATAAAGATGACATTAAAAAAGCTTCAGCGTGTTTTTCAAAAGCAAATAAAATCAGCAAGCTTGCAAAAAGCAAGAGGTTTGAAGCTCTGACAACCGGTGCATTGGCTGACTGCTATTACGAATCAGGAAATTACAAAAAGAGCATTGCTTTTTATAAACATTGCCTAAAACTAATTGAGGAGCAAAAAGATGATTATTATAAAGTTGGCGCTTATGAAGGACTTACCAAAAGCTATTTTGCTCTCAAAAAATATCAGCAGTCATTGGAATATGCAATGAAATCTTTGGATGCCGGAAGAAATTTTGCAAATTATAATATAATGTTCATTGCGCTTGGCAATATTATTCTCATTTACTATAAGCTGAAAGACAGTAAGCATGTATTGCATTATATCAATGAGGCAAAGAAAATAGAAAAAAAGATTGATGACCGTCTGGCATTGAGAGATTTTTATAAAGAGCTTTCAAAAATTTATTCGGCTGAAAATCCTGCCATGGCGCTGGATTATTTTATGAAGTATCATTATGTTTATTCTGAAATAAACGGCGAAGAACTGCAAAGAAAAACAAACGAGCTTAAGGCAGTGTTCGAAAGAATTCAGGCAGAAAAAGAAGCCGAGATTTTGCGGTTGAAAACACTTGAGCTAAAAAGAGAAGTTGATTCCAAAACAAAGGAAATGAACCTGATGGCAAATTACCTTGTTCAGAAAAATGATCTTATAAAAAAACTTACTGAAGATATTAAAAAATATTCCCGTAATTTTAAAACATCAAAGGTAGATTTCAGAGAATTTGACGAGTTCTTGAAAACTATAGAAATAAATAACCGCCTCACGGATGATGTAATAATCTTTGAGAAAAATCTCGACACTCTTAACTTTGCGTTCATTAATAAGCTTTCAAAAAAATATTCTGCACTTACTCCCATCCAATTAAAGATTTGCTCTCTTCTGAAAATTAATTTATCAAACAAAGAAATCTCAAATCTTCTGCATATTTCAAACCGCACAGTTCAGAATCAGCGTTATAAAATAATTCAGAAACTGAAGCTTCCGCGTAAACAGTCACTAACCACATTTATTAATACTTTCTGA
- a CDS encoding YdeI/OmpD-associated family protein, translating to MAKIKHNPDAKKLIDEYINALPPFSKAICKKLRTLILKADKGIIEDWKWGPNYYYEGMICGYGGFKKHVALAFFQGAAMKDPYGIMEACTETTVHNRRIYLYDVKDINESAIIEYVKEAIELNKKGIKVVVKDKTVVIPDDFKSALNKGKLLKGFEAQSYSHKKEYVQWITEAKREETRKERIAKAVQMISKGEGRHDKYKKK from the coding sequence ATGGCAAAAATAAAGCATAACCCTGATGCAAAAAAATTAATTGATGAATATATCAATGCGCTTCCACCATTTTCAAAAGCAATCTGCAAGAAACTTCGCACGTTGATTTTGAAAGCTGACAAGGGAATCATCGAAGACTGGAAGTGGGGACCGAACTATTATTACGAAGGAATGATTTGTGGCTACGGCGGTTTCAAAAAACATGTTGCGCTTGCATTTTTTCAGGGAGCTGCAATGAAAGACCCTTACGGCATAATGGAAGCATGCACCGAAACAACAGTTCACAACAGAAGAATTTACCTGTACGATGTAAAAGATATAAATGAAAGTGCGATTATTGAATATGTTAAAGAGGCAATCGAGCTTAATAAAAAAGGAATTAAAGTTGTCGTAAAAGACAAGACCGTTGTCATTCCCGATGATTTTAAATCAGCTCTTAACAAAGGAAAGCTTCTAAAAGGATTCGAAGCGCAAAGTTACTCGCATAAAAAAGAATACGTTCAATGGATTACCGAAGCGAAGCGTGAAGAAACCCGCAAAGAAAGAATTGCAAAAGCCGTTCAAATGATTTCAAAAGGCGAAGGAAGACACGATAAATATAAGAAAAAGTAA
- a CDS encoding rhodanese-like domain-containing protein has product MLKKLSIVSPILIVLFFFSVSANAQTEYVCSPCDIDCDTQVYDAPGKCPHCQMELVDKSTVLFTDIAIDEVPKTVASNKEIIILDVRSPEEHNGTIEGRLKIGALKNAININIEELPQRVSELEQYKDREIIVYCTHSHRSRRASYILNKNGFIKVRNMADGISQWENKNPEGGQELYIDYNP; this is encoded by the coding sequence ATGCTCAAAAAACTTTCCATAGTTTCCCCGATTTTAATTGTTTTGTTTTTCTTTTCGGTTTCTGCAAATGCTCAGACAGAATATGTCTGCTCGCCTTGCGATATTGATTGCGACACGCAGGTATATGATGCTCCAGGCAAATGTCCGCACTGCCAGATGGAGCTTGTAGATAAAAGTACTGTGCTGTTCACTGACATTGCAATCGACGAAGTTCCTAAAACCGTTGCATCAAATAAAGAAATAATTATTCTCGACGTTCGCAGTCCCGAAGAGCATAACGGAACAATCGAAGGAAGATTGAAAATTGGCGCTCTTAAAAATGCAATTAATATAAACATAGAAGAGCTTCCGCAAAGAGTTAGTGAGCTTGAACAATATAAAGATAGAGAAATTATTGTTTATTGCACTCACAGCCACAGAAGCAGACGCGCAAGTTATATTCTTAATAAAAACGGTTTCATAAAAGTCCGCAACATGGCTGACGGAATTTCACAATGGGAAAACAAAAATCCCGAAGGCGGACAAGAACTTTATATAGATTATAATCCTTAA
- a CDS encoding alkaline phosphatase family protein encodes MNKFSRRDFLKLAGSSIALGTIGNNMPQLFQNQEVVNNLDKFDHVVVLMMENRSFDNMLGYLYTPQNPPPNGQSFEGVAFGNHTNPIPSYADSAKFIDSIRTYPDSIMNNPNPDPGETYPHINTQLFGTVIPDTNRFLTTYNMFSPYNEPDPLPENIPMDGFVKDYINNFRATQGRMPTYSEYKIIMSCFPPTAVPVISQLAKSFAVCDNWHCAVPSQTFCNRAFFNCGSSWGYVNNEPYEKWLLNFQETIFERLENNGHTWRIYFDHKDIIPLTLLIHFPRLIKYASSNICNFENFEHDVEKGLLPKYSFIEPRLIFFHNDEHPPAPLIGSIVLPSSVLPGEQLISKVYNAIRKSNSSTGNNWKNTLLIITYDEHGGCYDHVPPPLAEPPYIFQPNTEMNFKFNRLGVRVPAVFISAYIKSGTVFSEQMTHTSVIKTMSDKWNLGHLTNRDLTSPSFVNIFNSTTPRPQEDWPVTVPRESEIEADKNYFLCEDLAPLQMDIIKLANAAAYGNQALPPGINAVEDGLDFLKQVKKDLKISYSCE; translated from the coding sequence ATGAATAAATTTTCAAGACGTGATTTCCTGAAGCTTGCCGGAAGTTCAATTGCGCTTGGCACAATCGGAAACAATATGCCGCAGCTTTTTCAAAATCAGGAAGTTGTTAACAATCTTGATAAGTTTGACCACGTAGTTGTTCTTATGATGGAAAACCGCTCGTTCGACAATATGCTCGGCTATTTATACACACCTCAAAATCCACCGCCTAACGGGCAAAGCTTTGAAGGAGTAGCATTCGGAAATCATACAAACCCTATTCCTTCTTATGCAGATTCGGCAAAGTTTATTGACAGCATCAGGACTTATCCCGATTCAATAATGAATAATCCGAATCCTGACCCGGGTGAGACGTATCCTCATATTAATACGCAACTTTTCGGAACGGTGATTCCTGATACAAACAGGTTTCTTACAACATACAATATGTTTTCTCCATATAACGAACCTGACCCGCTTCCGGAAAATATTCCGATGGACGGTTTTGTTAAGGATTACATAAATAACTTCCGCGCAACTCAGGGAAGAATGCCGACTTACTCCGAATATAAAATCATAATGAGCTGTTTTCCGCCGACTGCAGTACCCGTCATCAGCCAGCTTGCGAAAAGTTTTGCCGTATGCGATAACTGGCATTGCGCTGTGCCGTCGCAGACATTTTGCAACAGGGCATTTTTTAACTGCGGTTCGTCATGGGGTTATGTAAATAACGAACCCTATGAAAAATGGCTTTTGAATTTTCAGGAAACGATTTTTGAACGTCTTGAAAACAACGGACATACGTGGAGAATTTATTTTGACCATAAAGATATCATTCCGCTTACTTTACTGATTCATTTTCCGAGGTTAATAAAATACGCAAGCTCTAACATCTGCAACTTTGAAAATTTTGAACACGACGTCGAGAAAGGATTGCTTCCAAAGTATTCTTTCATAGAACCAAGACTGATCTTCTTTCATAATGATGAACATCCGCCTGCACCATTGATTGGAAGTATTGTTTTACCGTCGAGTGTTTTACCCGGTGAACAGTTAATCAGCAAAGTTTATAACGCAATTAGAAAATCAAACAGTTCAACGGGCAACAACTGGAAAAATACTTTACTCATTATTACATACGATGAACACGGAGGATGCTACGACCACGTTCCTCCGCCGCTTGCAGAGCCGCCTTATATATTTCAGCCAAACACGGAAATGAATTTTAAGTTCAATCGTTTGGGAGTGCGTGTTCCGGCTGTTTTTATTTCCGCATATATAAAGAGCGGGACAGTTTTTTCCGAGCAAATGACTCATACATCGGTCATAAAAACTATGTCTGATAAGTGGAATCTCGGGCATCTGACCAACAGAGATTTAACGTCACCTTCTTTTGTAAATATTTTTAATTCTACAACTCCCAGACCACAGGAAGACTGGCCTGTTACGGTTCCGAGAGAATCCGAGATTGAAGCAGATAAGAATTATTTTCTCTGCGAAGATTTGGCTCCGCTTCAGATGGATATAATTAAACTGGCTAACGCTGCAGCTTACGGCAATCAGGCTCTTCCGCCCGGAATAAATGCGGTTGAAGATGGTCTCGATTTTCTTAAACAGGTAAAAAAAGATTTAAAGATTTCTTATTCGTGTGAATAA